The Sminthopsis crassicaudata isolate SCR6 chromosome 5, ASM4859323v1, whole genome shotgun sequence genome contains the following window.
gaaaaccacttgtttatattctttgaccatttatcaattggggaataacccAAGTTCTTATAGATTTTACAAAACTCTTTatgtatttgagatatgagacatTTATCTAAGAAACTGTCTATTAAAATTTCCtctcaattttctgctttccttctaatcttgtctacatttgttttatttgtaattgTCATAGTTTATAGCTTCGTCAAATTTCATTATAtctatgtaccacaatttatttcaCCATTCCCAAATCAataacatctactttgtttccagtatttttcttttctcttcttttcttttcttatcttttattcctgaggtaattggggttaagtgacttgctcaaggtcatgcagccaggaagtgttaagtgtctaaaaacattttgaactcagatcttcctgatttcagggctggttttctattcactatgccacctagctgccctgtttccagtatttttctatcacaaaaagtgatgctataaatattttggaatatatgggCACTTGTTTCTTGTCAGTGATCTCCTTGGGGTCAAAGCCTCATAGTGGAATCTCTGTAACAAGGGATATGGGCATTTCTGttactttatttatattattccatATTGCAATATCCACTTGTAAAGAAACAAcattatgtgcaaggcattggATTTTTATgagtataaaaatacaaaaataaagcaattctTGAACTCAAGAAGTTTACCATCTATTTGGGGAAGgaaaaattatgtgtgtgtgtggatgggtAGGGGATAAACATTGACAAGTAAATTAAAGAATACTTTCTGGGGATGAAGATTAAACACCTAAGATATAGGATATCAAGAAAGATCTCACATGGAAAAGTCACTGAGCCAAGCCTTGTAGACGAGAGGCAGAGGTGATTTACTATAAAATGTTTTCAGTTTAATTTTAGagctatatttgaaaatgaaatgagaatttgAATTTTTGCTAACCAAAGTCAAGTGACAGATAAGCTTATGAAATGGTTGAAAAGTTATTCTTTCCAATCTCAATATTAATGTAATTCCAAAATACTTGTTTTTCATGGCCCATTGTCATGATAGAATAGACTTAATTACATTTGACCAGGTCAGTCCCCCAACTATACCTCAAAACCATGAATGCACAAAATACACAGGGCAGCAGGGATAGAATGGAGGAGTGAAAGCATAGTATTAGAACTCCCAATGTCAGAAGGATCCAAGGTTGATGATTAAAACTAAGgacaacaaaatattttcctttttgactctAGCTAGAAGGCTGAATAAGAAACAATGGGTGGAATTGGTAAAAATGCAGATTTAGGCTgtttataaggaaaattttccttaaaaatctaAGTCATCCTAAAGTACAATTGAATATGTTTACTGTGACTGGGGATCTTCAAGAGAAGGCAATTTGATGATTAGTCAGGATATTGCAAAGGGAATTGTTGTTTAGCTTAGTATAGATGAGCtgaattctaaggtcccttccaactgtgATTCAGTGATTCAATGAACAGAGACTGTAAGTCACTGTAATTCTAAATTAAGTATATCATACAATATCCCAAATATTATGTTACATTACATATGTTacattgactttgttttattaaattgggatttattatttttatattataattttattacattttaaaaaatatatgttactttaattttgtttttctttcaaaagagtGAAGATCTTTGAAATGACTGACCCAACCCCCAATATCAAAGACTGGACCAAAGAACATGTGAAACAATGGTTAACAGAAGAACTCAAGATTGATGAAAAATATGGACAAATCTTGTTTTCTCAAGAAGTGACAGGCTTTGCATTAAGTATCTCAACTAAGCAGGATCTTTTAGAAATGGGCATACCACATGGCCCAGCTCTTTTGATAATGCACACTattgaaaaaatgaagaacattCCACCAAAAAATCCTGTTCAGACATCTGAAAAACAAGATAGTTCGAAAATTTCtagaaaggagaagagacagagaagaaaagtcaaaacagaaaatatagaaGAGGCAATTTTGACAACCAACTCTCAAGACATTACAGATTCTGAAAGTACCCAAGAATCAAAACTCACTAGAGAAAACATATTAGATGTTGAAGAAGTCACAATGGATGAAGCAAAGCCCAAGCTAGAACCAAAAAGATTACTATGTTTGCCATATCCATTTGATAGCTTCCATGACACCTGTCGTTATATACAGCATTATATCTTGCAGCCGGAAACAGGACCACTAAATCTCATTGATCCAGTCCATGAGTTCAAAGAATTAACTAACACTGAGGCAGCAACTGACGAAGACATCAAAATGAAATTTAGCAATGAACTCTTTCGATTTGCTTCAGCCTGCATGAATTCCCGTACCAATGGCACTATCCATTTTGGTGTCAAAGACAAACCCCATGGAGAAATTATTGGGATGAAAATTACCAATACAAATGCTTTTATTGACCATTTCAATGTAAAGATCAAACAGTATTTTCATGATGATCAGGTCAATATAGCACGTGAATGTATTAGGGAACCCAGGTTTGTGGAAGTCTTACTGCAGGATAATACTCTATCTAATAGATTTGTTATTGAAGTTGATGTCATTCCTAAGTATTCCATATGTAAAAATACTCTTTTCTACATCAAGATGcaaacctttaaagaaaaaaagtggatggaaaaaaaagaacaatcacTTTTTGTGAGAGAGGGAGCCAGTTCTAAAGACATCATGGCTAATATCAGGCAACGTGATGCAGATTACAACAGGTTTTTAGTTCATTTGAATTCACTGGTAGATTCCAGAAAATCTGCAGAAGAAGAATATAGAACAAAAAGGGAGATGAAGGAAAATGAAGGGCCAAAGCTGGTGAATTTGCTCACAGGAAACCGAGATCTTTTGGACAATAGCTATTATGACTGGTATATTCTGGTGGCTAGTAAGTGTCATCCAAGTCAAATAAAGCACCTGGACTTTCTAAAGGAAATTAAATGGTTTGCTGCATTGGAGTTTGATCCTGAATCTGGGAGCAATGGGTTGGTAAAGTTTTACCGAGAGACCCGAGCAGCAAATCTTCACTTTCCATATCAGTATGATGACAAAATTACCCAAAATCCTGATCAGTTGAATCTTTATCAACAGCCCAGCTGGATATTTTGTAATGGTAGGACAGATCTAGATAGTCCAGAACATAAACCTTTAGAGTCATGTCTATGGCAACGAGAAAGAGCTTCAGAAGTCAGAAAACTAATTTCATTTCTTACACATGAAAACATAATGCCTAAAGGGAGGTTTTTGGTGGTGTTTCTGTTACTCTCTCCAATAGAAGATCAAAGAGATCCCCTCATTGAAACATTCTGTGCTTTCTACCAAGACATGAAGGGAATGGAAAACATAATGTGTATCTGTGTCAGTCCACAGATATGCCAGCGATGGAAAACTCTTCTGCAAGCCAGACTGACAATAGTCAATGAACTCTCAGACCAATGTATTTCTACCTTAAGCCTTGAAAAGATAAATGGTacaattcttaaattaaaatCAAGGATTCATTCTTCACAGAGGTTTTTGCCATCAACTGGTTCCTCTACGGTTCttttgaaaagggaagaagattTCATGGGTGCTCTAGAAATTCTCTGTGAAAATGAATGTAAAGACACAGaattagaaaaggataaaaagacaTTTCTTGAATTCATGAAATCTCAAGAAGAGCATTTTTATCGAGGTGGCAAAGTTTCTTGGTGGAACTTCTACTTTTCCTCTAAAAACTATTCATCAACTTTTGTCAAAAGAGACAGTTATGAAAAACTTGAAGAGTTGATTCTCCACTGGGCAAATTCTCCCAAACAAATATGTGCCAAAATTATTAATCTTTATCATCATCCAGGCTGTGGGGGGACTACATTGGCTATGCATGTTCTCtgggaactaaagaaaaaattcagatgtGCTGTGTTGAAAAATAAAGCAACCGAATTTCCAGAAATTGGAGAACAGATAACCACATTAATCACCTATGGCTCAAATGGCCATCAAGATTACTTACCTGTACTGCTCCTTGTGGATGATTTTGAAGAACAAGAAAATGTCTCTCTACTACAGAATTATATTCTTGCAGCTATAGCAGAAAAAAGTATTCAATATGAAAAACCTCTAGTGATCATTTTAAACTGTATGAGGTCCCAGAATCCTCTTAAAAGTGCAAAAAATAAAGAGAGCATTGCTTTGGAAAATAACCTTTCTCTTTCAGAACAAAGAGCTTTTGAGGCCAAactgaaagaaattgaaaagcaaTATGAGAACTTTGAAGATTTCTATTCTTTCATGATCATGAAAAGTAATTTTGatgaaaaatacatagaaaaggtCGTCAAGAACATACTGCAAGGGCTTAAAATATATAGCAAGGAAGCACAACTCATTTCCTTTCTGGCTTTACTGAACTCTTATGTTACTAATTCCATAATCTCTGTGTCACAGTGTGAGAAATTCCTGGGAATTGCCAACAAGAAGGCTTTTTGGGGAGATGAATGCCTTGAAGACAAGATGGGAACCTATTCTACTCTTTTGATTCAAACAGaagtggaggaaaaaggaaagtacaaaggtGTAAGGATCATCCATCCTCTCATTGCCAATCACTGTCTAGTGGAGTTGAAAACTACTTATCATTTGACTAAAAGTAAAATCACTCTGGAATTGTTACAAGAGAGTTTATTTTATAACATTGGAATAGGGAGAGAGAAACTTTCCCAAGATGTGGAAACCTTGTTGCTTACTAGACAGCGCAGGGAGCATGGGGATGAAACAGATACTTTGTTTTCCCCATTGATCGAAGCAGTACAACAAGAAGAAGGTAATAGTGAAGTTGTAATGGTCTTGAAGGAAGGAGCTATTCGGTTCCCCAAAAATGCATTCATTTGTCAAGCCTTAGCAAGACATTTCTACATTAAGGAGAAGAACTTTCCCAATGCTCTGGAGTgggcaaaaaaagcaaaagaattcgCATCCTGCAATTCCTATGTCACAGACACCCTTGGCCAAGTCTACAAAAGTAAGATAAAATGGTGGGTAGatgaaaatgtaaaaagtaaGAACGTCACTATTGAGGATCTAAAAAGTCTCCTCGAAACTGCAAAAAAAGCCTCTGAAGCCTTCAAATTGTCCCAGGAGCAAACTAAAATGAAAGAAGATATCAGAGAAGATATGGACAGTGAAAAGTCGAAAAGGAGGTACGATTCATACAATACAGCAGGCTATCGAGGAGAGATTGAAGTGTGTCTTTACACAATCCAGGTTCTGcagctcatttctttctttggcaAAGAAGGTAACATGTGTAACAGACACTTGGTACAATTTTTATCTGGAACAGGTGATATTCCTGGGGATCCAAATGATGAATACTACTTAGCTCTTAAGGATTCCATTCATTACCTGAGTAACTTGCAGTTAGCTTTGAAACAAGCATTCGATTTTTTTGATGACTACTTTGTCCTTCTGAAACCCAAGAATAGcattaaggaaaaagaagagacaaaacTTCGGAGAAAGGTGGCTGAATATTTCAGGAAGTATGCAGAAGTGTTTGGTCCCTCAGATCAGCAGCAATCACAGAACAGAAACCCTAAATCAAAACTTGCTTTCTCAATTCAAGTAGAGAATAGTAGGAAAAACTTGGAGATTTTAAAAGCAGACAAATTTTCTGGATTATTGGAATATCTTCTCCCTAATCAAAAAGGCGCTGCCAACAAAATGGAAGATATCATAAATCAATATACATTTCTCCTGGAACAGGTAACCAACAAAGTCTATttgagagaaaaacagaatttcatTCTGGCCAATATCATTCTCAGTTGTTTAAGACCAGCTTCCAAACTGGTGCAACCCCTTCCCAAGCTAAAGAATCAGCTCCGAGAAATCTTGCAGCAAGTAGGTTGCGATTGCAAATTCTCAGAACCCTACTTCCTTGCCTCTCTAATGTTCTGGCCAGAAAACCAACAACTCGATTCGGattctaaacaaatggaaaagtatatTTCATCTCTAAACAAGTCCTTCAGGTCACAATACAAATATATGAGTCACTTTAAACAGCCAATTGCACATTTTTACCTTGGAAAAGGCTTTGGTCTCAACAGGCTTGTGCACAGACTCAAAATTGAGCAGTGTTCTAAAAAGGCATCTGATGCCTGGTGGCAGAGAGTGGAGATGTTTGGAAGGACGATGAAGTCCAGAAACTTTTGCTACGATTAAGTGGCCGGGCTGATGGTGAACTCATCTATGTAGACTatggaagagatgaaaaaatcaaGATCCCAGTGAGACCTGTTTTTTTAGGTCGGCTACGGAGTGGCAGAAGTATAGAAAAAGTATCATTCTACCTGGGATTTTCTATTGGAGGTCCACTTGCATATGACATAGAGATTATTTAAGAACCTAaactattttcttcttgtttcctgTGGCTTATTGtcttattattatatgttttcaGGCAGAAATCAGAATTTAAGGATTTCATTCCTCTCATATTTGaccttttcctgttatcttaactACAAGAATTGCACAAGACACTGTTCAAAAATCATTTTACTCCTTTGTTACCATTAAGACTTTGTGAATAGTTTCCAAATGTCCAATTTGTGAAATCTCGaagatcattaaagaaaatggaagctTTCTTACTTTTAATATCTCCATTCCCCTCCATATCCCTAccaatgtgtttatatataaaggaccttttctatttccttagggtatacttcatagggttataaaataaatcaagaaattaattATGCAAAAATTTCTAGCATCTGACAAATTCTAGACTCCTGGCCCTCCAAATGTCTAGCTCTTTGATCTGTGATACGTTACTGGAACTGTTCATGCTTTAGATTCCTAGATATAAAATTCTTGCAGGGAtcctcatcaactggggaatggctgaataagttgtggtgtatggttgtgatggaatactactgtgctataaaaaataatgaagtcaaTGATCTTAGTAAGGCATGGAGAAACTTACACAAAATGATGAAGAGCGAAGGGAACAcaatcaagagaatattgcatACAGAAACAGCAATACTGCTTTAAGAATGACTGAGCAATTAAGTCACTTAGACTATTGTAGATACccgaattaaaaataaaggacatttgAAGAAAGAAGCTATATGCACctgaagaaagaactgataactagaaatatgtatagaataattctatacatatatacatatatatatatatatatatatatatatatatatatatatatatatatatatatatatatatgtgtgtgtgtgtgtgtgtgtacttatttgtatctaatggtagctatctctagggaggaggaag
Protein-coding sequences here:
- the LOC141545194 gene encoding LOW QUALITY PROTEIN: sterile alpha motif domain-containing protein 9-like (The sequence of the model RefSeq protein was modified relative to this genomic sequence to represent the inferred CDS: deleted 2 bases in 1 codon) — translated: MTDPTPNIKDWTKEHVKQWLTEELKIDEKYGQILFSQEVTGFALSISTKQDLLEMGIPHGPALLIMHTIEKMKNIPPKNPVQTSEKQDSSKISRKEKRQRRKVKTENIEEAILTTNSQDITDSESTQESKLTRENILDVEEVTMDEAKPKLEPKRLLCLPYPFDSFHDTCRYIQHYILQPETGPLNLIDPVHEFKELTNTEAATDEDIKMKFSNELFRFASACMNSRTNGTIHFGVKDKPHGEIIGMKITNTNAFIDHFNVKIKQYFHDDQVNIARECIREPRFVEVLLQDNTLSNRFVIEVDVIPKYSICKNTLFYIKMQTFKEKKWMEKKEQSLFVREGASSKDIMANIRQRDADYNRFLVHLNSLVDSRKSAEEEYRTKREMKENEGPKLVNLLTGNRDLLDNSYYDWYILVASKCHPSQIKHLDFLKEIKWFAALEFDPESGSNGLVKFYRETRAANLHFPYQYDDKITQNPDQLNLYQQPSWIFCNGRTDLDSPEHKPLESCLWQRERASEVRKLISFLTHENIMPKGRFLVVFLLLSPIEDQRDPLIETFCAFYQDMKGMENIMCICVSPQICQRWKTLLQARLTIVNELSDQCISTLSLEKINGTILKLKSRIHSSQRFLPSTGSSTVLLKREEDFMGALEILCENECKDTELEKDKKTFLEFMKSQEEHFYRGGKVSWWNFYFSSKNYSSTFVKRDSYEKLEELILHWANSPKQICAKIINLYHHPGCGGTTLAMHVLWELKKKFRCAVLKNKATEFPEIGEQITTLITYGSNGHQDYLPVLLLVDDFEEQENVSLLQNYILAAIAEKSIQYEKPLVIILNCMRSQNPLKSAKNKESIALENNLSLSEQRAFEAKLKEIEKQYENFEDFYSFMIMKSNFDEKYIEKVVKNILQGLKIYSKEAQLISFLALLNSYVTNSIISVSQCEKFLGIANKKAFWGDECLEDKMGTYSTLLIQTEVEEKGKYKGVRIIHPLIANHCLVELKTTYHLTKSKITLELLQESLFYNIGIGREKLSQDVETLLLTRQRREHGDETDTLFSPLIEAVQQEEGNSEVVMVLKEGAIRFPKNAFICQALARHFYIKEKNFPNALEWAKKAKEFASCNSYVTDTLGQVYKSKIKWWVDENVKSKNVTIEDLKSLLETAKKASEAFKLSQEQTKMKEDIREDMDSEKSKRRYDSYNTAGYRGEIEVCLYTIQVLQLISFFGKEGNMCNRHLVQFLSGTGDIPGDPNDEYYLALKDSIHYLSNLQLALKQAFDFFDDYFVLLKPKNSIKEKEETKLRRKVAEYFRKYAEVFGPSDQQQSQNRNPKSKLAFSIQVENSRKNLEILKADKFSGLLEYLLPNQKGAANKMEDIINQYTFLLEQVTNKVYLREKQNFILANIILSCLRPASKLVQPLPKLKNQLREILQQVGCDCKFSEPYFLASLMFWPENQQLDSDSKQMEKYISSLNKSFRSQYKYMSHFKQPIAHFYLGKGFGLNRLVHRLKIEQCSKKASDAWWQSGDVWKDDEVQKLLLRLSGRADGELIYVDYGRDEKIKIPVRPVFLGRLRSGRSIEKVSFYLGFSIGGPLAYDIEII